A region of Nostoc sp. 'Peltigera membranacea cyanobiont' N6 DNA encodes the following proteins:
- a CDS encoding SDR family oxidoreductase: MDLGLTQKVALVTGASAGIGYSVAQKLAAEGCQLIICGRNSERLEQAYQGLVSSQAKVIPIVADVQNPSDSQKLVQETLTQFGKIDILVNNSQGATFSNKAVENLSDEDWSTVFEGKLMGYIRMTNLVLPTMKNQQWGRIINIVGTSGKEPSSRLVKSGVGNAALINFTKTVATEVAKWNVLVNCVNPGLIDTPRHREYLEVFAQKEDRKIEAIIEGIDNTIPIGRRGLSSEVANLVAFLSSECASYITGVTIPVDGGLSTGAF, translated from the coding sequence ATGGATTTAGGATTAACACAGAAAGTAGCTTTAGTGACAGGAGCAAGTGCTGGTATTGGTTATAGCGTTGCCCAAAAGCTGGCAGCAGAAGGTTGTCAGTTAATAATTTGTGGGAGAAATTCTGAGCGTTTAGAACAAGCTTATCAAGGTTTGGTTAGTTCCCAAGCAAAAGTTATCCCCATTGTTGCTGATGTTCAAAACCCAAGTGATTCTCAAAAATTAGTACAAGAAACTCTCACCCAATTTGGCAAAATTGATATCTTGGTCAATAATTCTCAGGGGGCTACATTTTCTAATAAAGCAGTAGAAAATCTATCTGATGAAGATTGGTCAACTGTCTTTGAAGGCAAGTTAATGGGCTATATTCGCATGACGAATCTGGTGCTACCGACAATGAAAAATCAGCAATGGGGGCGCATTATCAATATTGTTGGGACATCAGGAAAAGAACCTTCTAGTCGTCTTGTTAAATCGGGAGTGGGCAATGCTGCATTAATCAACTTTACTAAAACTGTTGCCACAGAAGTTGCTAAGTGGAATGTTTTAGTTAACTGCGTCAATCCTGGTCTGATTGATACTCCAAGGCATAGAGAATACTTAGAAGTATTCGCCCAAAAGGAAGACCGAAAAATTGAGGCGATTATAGAAGGAATAGATAATACCATTCCTATCGGTCGTCGTGGTCTTTCTAGTGAAGTTGCCAATTTAGTGGCTTTTTTGAGTTCAGAATGCGCTAGTTATATAACAGGTGTAACTATTCCAGTCGATGGCGGATTGTCTACAGGAGCTTTTTAA
- a CDS encoding cupin domain-containing protein translates to MSKFFPTPKTTKIGSDVELIAFECQDTLVQLVYLAPGATFALHEHLESQMGMIISGRLEMNVNGTKEIIEPLQQAYIANAYVPHGSVNIFPETAIVFDVKRIVTSLASEKTDEVFLKVSPKKDKITGLSCQSIVASWFEIVITEIPPGGIIPMQQSASEQMGIILNGQLTISVEDEHQELEYGSIYYAPSDVFYGGYNSSDEAVSLVEILIPPRSHLSYQKASFNEITARSLTAS, encoded by the coding sequence ATGTCTAAATTTTTCCCAACTCCTAAAACTACAAAAATTGGTTCAGATGTAGAATTAATAGCATTTGAATGTCAAGACACACTTGTTCAATTAGTATATCTTGCTCCAGGAGCTACTTTTGCACTACACGAACATCTAGAAAGTCAGATGGGGATGATAATTTCTGGTCGTTTAGAAATGAACGTTAACGGAACCAAAGAAATTATTGAGCCACTGCAACAAGCCTACATTGCCAATGCTTATGTTCCTCACGGTTCTGTAAATATCTTTCCAGAAACAGCAATAGTATTCGATGTAAAACGGATTGTAACTTCCTTAGCATCAGAAAAAACTGACGAAGTGTTTCTCAAGGTATCGCCTAAAAAAGATAAAATTACTGGTTTATCATGCCAATCTATTGTTGCTTCTTGGTTTGAGATTGTGATTACCGAAATTCCGCCAGGAGGGATTATCCCAATGCAACAATCTGCTAGCGAACAAATGGGAATAATCCTGAATGGTCAGTTGACGATCTCTGTGGAAGATGAACACCAGGAACTAGAATATGGTAGTATTTATTATGCTCCATCTGATGTCTTTTATGGAGGATATAATTCCTCTGATGAAGCAGTTTCTTTGGTTGAAATTTTGATTCCACCTCGCTCTCATTTATCTTACCAAAAAGCTTCTTTTAATGAAATAACTGCGCGATCGCTCACTGCTTCCTAA
- a CDS encoding LysR family transcriptional regulator: protein MLKFSIEFRPPIPPAKSLIIGTLGPSGTSSDYASSYIIKQLESEELTGEIQLFDGFPDVKEALLQDKIDLALVPHAYQMINEFYMEPSFDLGFIFIYPTPVYGLAKKKNTEVVFKGARLVTHPAPLPLLSRLLPDSQDQSEIQVDLSPSTSDAAIQVQKGLATLAITNKNAVDAYDLEFISTYGKIPMSWSIFYKKLAESHV, encoded by the coding sequence ATGCTAAAGTTTTCGATTGAATTTAGACCTCCTATTCCTCCTGCAAAAAGTTTGATTATCGGTACATTGGGGCCTAGTGGTACTAGTAGTGACTATGCTTCTAGCTATATAATCAAACAATTAGAGTCAGAAGAATTAACTGGGGAAATTCAGTTATTTGATGGCTTTCCAGATGTCAAAGAAGCTCTGCTGCAAGACAAGATTGATCTAGCTCTGGTTCCTCATGCTTACCAAATGATTAATGAGTTTTATATGGAGCCAAGTTTTGATTTAGGCTTCATTTTTATCTATCCTACTCCAGTTTATGGATTAGCTAAGAAGAAAAATACAGAGGTAGTTTTTAAAGGAGCTAGACTTGTTACTCATCCTGCGCCTTTACCTTTGTTGTCAAGACTTTTACCAGATTCCCAAGACCAATCAGAAATTCAGGTTGATTTGTCTCCTTCTACTAGCGATGCAGCGATTCAAGTACAAAAGGGTTTAGCTACTCTAGCTATTACTAATAAAAATGCTGTTGACGCTTATGATTTGGAGTTTATTTCCACTTATGGAAAAATCCCTATGAGTTGGTCAATTTTTTATAAAAAATTAGCGGAAAGTCATGTCTAA
- a CDS encoding DMT family transporter: MKLDDCNQPTPNALHIRGIIAIAIVSLIWATTFPLTKDAVTSFSPSVLTASRFTIAAAIFTPYLRSLNAQILRDGTVLGLLLFACFASQAIGLETANANRGGFIFSLNVIIVPLLAALFGQPLLIKTLLAAAVALTGIGIMCWENGSLGIGDLLLFAETFIYGVYMLVLQETAQRHSTLSLTAIQLWIVAVLSAVWAAPEMVGQFETLRNNYVIILYLGLVGTAGTIWLETIGQQWISATEAALLCTLDPVLTSVFSFWLLGEKFGVRGFIGTVLVLIALILSQIKSEYIDKKLIFGTEDV, from the coding sequence ATGAAACTAGATGACTGCAATCAACCCACGCCAAACGCCCTCCACATTCGGGGCATAATTGCGATCGCGATCGTCAGTCTAATATGGGCCACAACCTTCCCACTGACTAAAGATGCAGTCACTAGCTTTTCGCCATCTGTACTTACCGCCAGCCGTTTCACCATTGCAGCCGCGATATTTACCCCATATTTGCGCTCATTAAACGCTCAGATATTACGCGATGGCACAGTTTTAGGACTTCTCCTCTTTGCTTGTTTTGCCAGCCAAGCGATCGGGCTAGAAACTGCCAATGCCAACCGGGGAGGATTCATTTTCAGCCTTAATGTAATCATTGTACCCCTCTTGGCAGCGTTATTCGGTCAGCCCTTGCTGATTAAAACTCTACTCGCCGCCGCAGTTGCCCTCACAGGCATAGGAATTATGTGCTGGGAAAATGGCTCTCTAGGCATAGGTGACTTGTTGTTGTTTGCTGAAACCTTCATTTACGGCGTTTATATGCTCGTACTTCAGGAAACTGCACAACGCCACTCAACCCTATCCCTGACTGCCATCCAACTGTGGATTGTAGCAGTGTTAAGTGCAGTCTGGGCAGCGCCAGAGATGGTTGGGCAATTTGAGACTTTAAGGAATAACTATGTTATTATCCTCTACCTCGGTCTGGTAGGTACTGCTGGTACCATCTGGTTAGAAACAATAGGCCAGCAATGGATTTCAGCAACTGAAGCGGCGCTATTGTGTACCCTCGATCCGGTACTCACATCCGTTTTTTCTTTTTGGCTACTCGGTGAAAAGTTTGGAGTCCGCGGTTTTATTGGCACGGTTCTGGTACTAATTGCATTAATTTTGAGTCAAATTAAGTCTGAGTATATAGATAAAAAATTAATATTTGGCACAGAAGATGTTTAA
- a CDS encoding Rieske 2Fe-2S domain-containing protein, protein MTLIKEKELCKLFVEVGRQQYFLAATGTNFAKNNRVAWNNFVRILLSAKGDSAVETASKYLVNAVFEYNKRNNTEVNIETVYNYFAAKIIRSIFVEPSELEKNWYFICRAAEIPQAGDFVTVQIFQEPLVAVRQADRTVRVFLNVCNHRQAPVFEGHGCVGVDKPTLCPYHGWAYSIGGDCKNAPGANRGEFGADFNLENYSLQQFEVKIDENQGVFAKLSENNQHQLESQLENQQNIGVEISNLLNSVSPGYADGETATLPEQIRFWLRIGYLEENIKQLIVEITSEGRSDSRQLILQSLIAELKHIILTVDSDGSTPELDEVLQRVYSSDEQGQLIEKSIEYPKIDTDGIEYSESSERRQALPIWIYGDPALFALEVEHLIKPTWQFVCHINEVPQPGNFTWLDIVGERAYVIRTASGELFAGKLQDVTQRGNYPKFGLPNYGLEPIDIDIFYGFIFVRFTWEGSRLADSWYLPALLEPYQLEDMQPIGGVGRYDISVEVDYKLLWENFLEDYHFPMMHKGLTRRFGVSSDCEGINGMIIPMRDPASPNLTPIERQYYDCAKAIARHSWEREQELQDFAAENDSLPETLCYSAFCSMSAQEEIPMPFSLSVFPEHVQTFSLVPAGPRECRFHVRSYGHTLNSDDTNTKTIEQARRANIQLLLESLHEDIRVNYICQDSVSSRLFDKIGVFSIAEFDVAKFQEAIYTKLPITRHQRKPL, encoded by the coding sequence ATGACTTTAATAAAAGAAAAGGAACTGTGTAAACTTTTTGTTGAAGTAGGAAGACAGCAATACTTCCTTGCTGCTACAGGTACTAACTTTGCTAAGAATAATCGAGTAGCATGGAATAATTTTGTCAGAATTTTATTGTCAGCAAAGGGCGATAGTGCTGTTGAAACAGCTTCTAAATATCTTGTAAATGCAGTTTTTGAATATAATAAACGTAATAATACAGAAGTCAATATCGAAACGGTTTATAATTATTTTGCCGCTAAAATTATTCGTTCAATCTTTGTTGAACCATCGGAACTAGAGAAAAACTGGTATTTCATTTGTCGCGCGGCAGAAATTCCCCAGGCTGGAGATTTTGTTACTGTTCAAATTTTTCAGGAACCTTTGGTAGCTGTGCGCCAAGCAGACAGAACGGTTCGCGTTTTTCTCAATGTCTGCAATCATCGCCAAGCACCAGTGTTTGAAGGTCACGGTTGTGTAGGTGTAGATAAACCGACTCTTTGCCCTTATCATGGATGGGCTTATAGCATAGGTGGTGATTGCAAGAATGCACCAGGGGCAAATAGAGGCGAGTTTGGTGCTGATTTTAACCTGGAAAATTACAGTTTGCAGCAGTTTGAGGTCAAAATTGATGAGAATCAAGGGGTTTTTGCCAAGCTCTCAGAAAATAATCAACATCAGCTAGAATCACAACTTGAAAACCAGCAAAATATCGGGGTAGAAATTAGTAATCTACTTAATTCTGTGAGTCCAGGCTATGCAGATGGAGAAACCGCCACACTTCCAGAACAAATCCGCTTTTGGTTGAGAATTGGTTATTTAGAAGAGAATATAAAACAGTTAATTGTAGAGATTACCTCAGAAGGAAGAAGCGATAGTCGCCAATTAATATTGCAATCATTGATTGCGGAACTCAAACACATTATCCTGACTGTTGATAGTGATGGATCAACCCCAGAACTGGATGAAGTGCTGCAACGAGTTTACAGCAGTGACGAGCAAGGGCAGTTGATTGAAAAGTCTATTGAGTATCCTAAAATTGATACTGATGGCATAGAATATTCCGAATCATCTGAAAGAAGACAAGCATTGCCAATCTGGATTTATGGCGATCCAGCATTGTTTGCTCTCGAAGTTGAGCATTTAATTAAACCAACCTGGCAATTTGTTTGCCATATCAATGAAGTTCCACAACCGGGTAACTTCACTTGGCTGGATATTGTCGGCGAACGAGCCTACGTTATTCGCACTGCTAGCGGTGAATTGTTTGCCGGCAAACTTCAGGATGTTACACAACGAGGGAATTATCCGAAATTTGGTTTACCAAACTACGGTTTAGAACCGATTGATATTGATATTTTTTATGGATTTATTTTCGTTCGCTTTACTTGGGAAGGTTCAAGATTAGCTGATAGTTGGTATCTACCTGCCTTATTAGAACCATACCAACTTGAAGATATGCAACCCATTGGTGGAGTCGGTCGGTATGACATTAGTGTAGAGGTAGATTACAAACTGCTGTGGGAAAACTTCTTAGAAGATTACCACTTTCCCATGATGCACAAAGGTTTAACCCGTCGGTTTGGAGTGTCGAGTGATTGTGAAGGCATTAACGGCATGATTATTCCCATGCGCGATCCGGCTTCGCCCAACTTAACCCCAATCGAGCGACAATATTATGATTGCGCCAAAGCGATCGCTCGACATTCTTGGGAGCGCGAACAAGAATTACAAGATTTTGCTGCTGAAAACGATTCTTTGCCCGAAACGCTGTGTTACTCAGCTTTCTGCTCGATGTCGGCGCAAGAAGAAATCCCAATGCCTTTTTCTTTGAGCGTATTTCCCGAACACGTCCAAACTTTTTCGTTAGTTCCCGCAGGGCCAAGAGAGTGCCGTTTTCATGTTCGCAGTTACGGACATACCCTCAACTCAGATGACACCAACACTAAAACCATTGAACAAGCGCGAAGAGCGAATATCCAACTACTTTTGGAATCGTTACACGAAGATATTCGTGTTAACTACATCTGTCAAGATAGCGTTTCATCGCGGCTGTTCGACAAAATCGGAGTATTCAGTATTGCCGAGTTTGATGTTGCTAAGTTTCAGGAGGCTATTTACACAAAACTACCAATAACCCGTCATCAACGAAAACCATTATGA
- the fni gene encoding type 2 isopentenyl-diphosphate Delta-isomerase: protein MTTTVPSVNTVTEIETRKADHLRVCLEEDVQFQDVTTGFERYRFTHDCLPEINRSDINLQTTFLGKNLGAPLLISSMTGGTELAQLVNTRLATVAQRYRLAMGVGSQRIIIEQPRLAPTFAVRSFAPDILLLANLGAVQLNYGCGLDDCLRLVNSLEADALILHLNPLQECVQSKGDTNFRGLLSKIAQLCQQLPVPVVVKEVGNGISGAIAQKLIDAGVAAIDVAGAGGTSWAKVESQRAKDNKQHRLGQTFADWGLPTAECLNSIRAIAPTIPLIASGGLINGLDVAKAIALGADIGGLARLFLEAAVKSEAAVDELVEVLIAELETALFCTGNATLAELRSSGALQRI from the coding sequence GTGACTACCACTGTCCCATCAGTCAATACTGTAACTGAAATTGAGACTCGTAAAGCTGACCATCTACGTGTTTGTTTAGAAGAAGATGTCCAGTTTCAGGACGTAACTACTGGATTTGAGCGCTATCGCTTTACTCATGATTGTCTTCCTGAAATCAACCGCAGTGACATCAATTTGCAAACAACCTTCCTGGGAAAAAATCTCGGCGCTCCCCTGCTGATTTCTTCTATGACAGGGGGAACCGAATTAGCGCAGCTAGTCAATACTCGTTTAGCAACTGTTGCTCAACGCTACCGATTAGCAATGGGAGTAGGTTCGCAACGCATTATCATTGAACAACCTCGTTTAGCTCCTACCTTTGCTGTGCGCTCTTTTGCTCCTGACATTCTGTTGTTAGCGAACTTGGGGGCTGTGCAACTAAATTATGGATGTGGGCTTGATGATTGCTTGCGTCTTGTAAATTCCCTGGAAGCGGATGCATTAATTTTGCATCTTAACCCCCTGCAAGAATGCGTGCAATCAAAAGGAGATACAAATTTTCGGGGGCTGTTAAGTAAAATTGCCCAACTCTGTCAGCAACTACCCGTTCCGGTTGTTGTCAAAGAAGTGGGAAATGGAATTTCTGGAGCGATCGCACAAAAGTTAATCGATGCGGGAGTTGCAGCCATTGATGTCGCTGGAGCAGGTGGAACTTCCTGGGCAAAAGTAGAAAGCCAACGTGCTAAAGACAACAAGCAGCACCGTTTGGGACAAACTTTTGCTGATTGGGGTTTACCAACCGCAGAGTGTCTTAACTCCATCCGAGCGATCGCGCCGACAATTCCCTTGATTGCTTCTGGTGGGTTAATCAACGGATTGGATGTCGCCAAAGCGATCGCTTTAGGAGCCGATATAGGAGGTTTAGCCCGACTTTTTTTAGAAGCAGCCGTCAAATCAGAAGCTGCTGTTGATGAGTTAGTCGAAGTTCTGATTGCTGAACTCGAAACAGCTTTATTTTGTACTGGAAATGCCACCTTAGCAGAACTAAGAAGTTCTGGGGCATTGCAACGGATCTAA
- the cysC gene encoding adenylyl-sulfate kinase, which yields MVEEQRGVTIWLTGLSGAGKTTICQFLETELRSQGYKIEVLDGDVVRQNLSEGLTFSKKDRDENIRRIGFVAHLLTRNNVIVLVSVISPYRAIRQEVKERIGDFIEVYVNAPLEVCEQRDVKGLYKKARAGEIKNFTGIDDLYEVPLKPDVECKTNKETITQSANKILKKLEELGYANYLSMPQLQKNYSRI from the coding sequence ATGGTGGAAGAACAGCGTGGTGTAACAATATGGTTGACTGGTTTGAGTGGTGCTGGCAAAACCACCATCTGCCAATTTTTGGAGACAGAATTGCGATCGCAAGGTTATAAAATTGAGGTGCTAGACGGTGATGTAGTTCGCCAAAACTTAAGTGAGGGGTTAACTTTCAGTAAAAAGGATCGAGACGAAAATATTCGGCGAATTGGTTTTGTAGCTCACCTGCTAACTAGAAATAATGTTATTGTACTGGTTTCAGTCATATCGCCATATCGGGCAATCCGACAAGAAGTTAAAGAGCGCATTGGAGATTTTATTGAAGTATACGTCAATGCACCATTAGAAGTTTGCGAACAGCGAGATGTCAAAGGTTTATATAAAAAAGCTAGAGCTGGTGAAATCAAAAATTTTACTGGAATTGATGATTTATATGAAGTACCTCTGAAACCTGATGTTGAATGCAAAACTAATAAAGAAACTATTACCCAAAGCGCAAATAAAATTTTAAAAAAGCTAGAAGAGTTAGGATACGCCAATTATCTATCGATGCCACAATTGCAAAAGAACTACTCGCGGATATGA